The Gracilimonas sediminicola sequence ATGGGGGTTTGTCGCTCAAAACGACTGGATTTAGTCCAGGCTTCGACCGGACGGCCGTTAACCACATCTACCGAAGCCACGTGCTTATGGCCTTTGTTATCTTCTTCAAACTCTCCTTCTAACACCAGGCCGGGACGGAGGTCAAGCTCCTTCACTTCATCGGGCTTCAAAAAAGGATCTTTAGGCTGATAAGAAAATTCGTAATCCAGCTTCCGGATGAAGCCCCAACCTTTAGAGTTGATTTCTAAGACTCCTGCATACTGCCCGGCAATCCCCTGGTTGTTTTTCCAGTAAAACTTGGGGATAAATACGTTTCCGCCTTTATTATTATTACGGTTTCGTTTGTTCTTATTACGATTTTTTCTACGTGCCATTAGCTTATGTGTGTTATTTATCCTTCTCCCGAAATCGAAAAGTGAGATTCAAATATGTATGTGACTTGAAAAGGAGGGAAGGGAAAAAAGAGGTGCGGATTTAAAGATCCGCACCGTTGAATTTAGTAGATAAGAAAAAGATACAAATGTTTTTGTTGATACCCAATCCAATTACCGTACAGTGGTGGTCTCATTTATCCAGCTGTAGCAAGGCATCAGAGAGCCGTCAACTTTAATTTCTTGTCCGTTTTCGAGGTTCAAAGTAAAAAACTTATCCTCTGTAGTTGGAGTTACGGCCTCATAGTTAGGTAGCTGCCGGTTTACGGTAGCAGCAACAGATGGATCTTCTTTCTTGGCTCTGTTTAGGTAGTCAACAACTAACCAGTAAACAACGCGGTCTTGGGCTTCAAGCTTACGGTCGCTGGTACATTTTGTAATGGCTGCGCCATAAATGGTAGCCATCTTGATGTATGCATTTCCGTTTTTTGGCTCAATTTTTAGCGCGTTTTGCACATGGCCCTTGGCAGCACTTAGCTTCTCAAGGTTAATGTTAACATCAGCAAGATCAAGGTAAAGCTGAACTTTGTCCTCATCTGAAGATGCACGTCCTAAAGCCTCGTTAAAGTATTTGGCCGCTTCGGTGTAGTTGGCATTCCCTTTTGCAAGCTCGGCAAGCTGTAATGCGGAGTCATAAGAAGGTTCCAGCTGATTAATTTTGACAAGAGCTTCTTTACGCTTCTGACGGTTTTCAGTCTCCTCATACGCACCTTCGAGCGCTTTCCAGGCAGCAAGATCGTCCGGATTATCTTTTATAATTGGAGTAAAGTATGCGATTTGCTCTTCTGGTGAACCGAGAAGTTTCTGCTGCTGTTCCTCTACATACTCAAGCTTTTCGCCATCAACAAAAGGCTTCACGATATCTATCAGGGCCTGTGCTTGTTCTTTGTTATCCCTGTCCACAAGGTTGCCGAGAGCTTGTCTCAGGTAATATCCATCACCCATATTAATAGCGCGCTCGGGGTTAATTTCAAAAAGCTTGGCATAATCGGCGTAGGCTTTTTGAAGGCCATCTTCAATGTAGTCATAGTTCTGCTGGTAGAAACGTCCCCGTTTGAAGATGATATCAAACCTGCTTTCCTGGTTGGTTCCAAATAGCTCAAGACTTTCATTCAAAAGGGTAAGAGCTGTGTCAAGGTGTGCAGACCGAACACCGGGGTCTTCTTTTCCTCGAGCAATTTCTTCATAAATGGTTACTAACCGGTTGTACTGGGTTTCCAGCTTAAACTGAGGATTACCATCCAGCTTTTCCGGTTGGGCACATGCCATCCATTTTCCATATTTGAGGGCAAACTCATAGTCTCCATTTTTATAGTTTGAATAAAAAAGAGAATAAGCTGCCAACGGTGATAGCCCGTCAGGAGGTGTTTGTTTACAGTTTGCTTGCGCGTGTGTAAGGGAAGAGCTAACAAAAAGAATCCCTATAAGTGTTATTAGTTGCTTCATCGATCTTGTGTTGTTTATACCTTTTGTCTATTAAACTAACCAAATAGTTTAATTATTATATCAGTGAATTTGTAGCTTAATTTAGTTTTTGCCGGAAAAACATAAGTTCGGACAAATTGATGGACAAATTTAAAGCCCAAATATTTTCTCTTATTAAATCATTATTCGTCGTTCCTCTCAACCCGTAGCGGATACTGATATCCACAGAAGAGCGTGTTCTTGGATTAGGAGAAATTATTCCTAAACCGGCAGAAAACCAAAGGGTGTTTATGTCTTGTCCCTCTATATTAAGGTGTCCGGAGTCAAAAGTAACCCCACCACTGTATCTGAAATTAGACAGAAACCGTGTAGAATTGGTTCTGTAAGGGTGATACTCTACTCCCAGGCCGGCTTTTACACGATCTTTCATGTAAGACAATTCAGTGCCCCGGTCGAAAGCGGATTCGTAATTACTCCACTGCTCATACAAACCTTCAAGCGAGAAATTCACTAAACTGGTAGGATAATAAGTCAATCCGGCATTTAATTCTACCGGCAATGTAATTTCACCCTGCTTTGGGTCCCGTAAAAGCACTTCTTGCTCCCGCCCATTCACGAATTTAGTTACCGTTGTTTTTTCCTTCGCATCTATGGTAACAGGAAGTGTAGCCGTAGCACCAAAACTGAGGCGATCGTTAGACCGAAACAGTTCACGGAATGTCAGTAACGTACCAAAGCGATGCCCCATAGCGGTACCGGTTATTTTAGCATCGGAGTTACTGGTTCCATAACCTGACTCGCTGAAGAAAACATCTTCGGAGTTATTCTGAGACATAAATGTAAGAGACGGTGCATAACCGAAGGCAATATTCTCATTAATCTTCCAGCCAAGCCCAAACTCAAGCTTATTTACACCACCGGAACCACGAATATCCGACGCATATTCAAGCATATTTGTGGGTGATGTAGCGGCAGAATCTAACGTAACAAACCGGTAATTAGAGCGGGTTACGGAATACAAAGAAGCAGATATCCCCACCTTTTCTCTGGCGACCGGAAAGGTAAACTGCAAATATCCTGCTTCCAGAAGCTGGTTTATACTGTTGTTTGTTTCGCTGGATGCTCTGAACTGTGTAAGGTTAAAGCCGGAAGAGGCCGATGTAAACACATTGGTTCCCCATAAAGCCGGGTTTTGAAGGGTGTTGGAATCATCACTGTGTAAGGAAACGCCTAAAATTCCCATCCCCAGTTCTCTGGGGTTGCTGTTATCGGTAGGAAAGCCGACTCCAAAAAGCGAGTAAAAAGATCCACTTCTGCTCTGGCTGGCGCCTTCAACCTGAGCGAATAACTCTTTAGCGGGTAAAAGGAAAAGAGCTAATAGTATAAGTCCGTTAATAGTCTTCATTATTGTTGATCAGCTAAGGAGGTGATAATTAACTTTGGCCGAAGGTTTTCCGGTGCAGTAAAGTCGTAGATCAGTGTTGACCTCAACTGCGCGGCGGTGTTGCGAGTACCAATAACCAACTCATCTTCCGATTGATCACCGAAAAGCACGCTGTTCACATAATTGGTAACGTTGATTTTAAAAACACCGTCACCGACATCAGAATCGGAGCCTCCTATAGTAGCACCGAATTGATATTCATAAACCGGTTCAACATCAGGCTCTATATACAAGTTTAGGAAATCGACAGGAGGCCGGTTGTGATTTGCCGGAATGCTTTGGCTCATCTCGTCTTCAGCCTCGTAAAAAACAAGGTCGGCCCGGATTATATTCTCTGACTGACTCTCTTCTATCAACACATCATTAGGCATGGTGATTTTCATCATTCCCTCAAGGGTAGAATGCAGCGGAAATGTATTCGGAGAGTTTATCGCTCCTGTGCGCTCCATTGTAAATCCCCAGTCCATAAGCGGAACGGTGACCGTGTCGGTGGTGTCTGATTGCACGCCGTTCACAAGGATGAAGTTAAAACTTCCCGTTCGGGCAATTGAAATTCTGGAGTTGTTTTGATCGGCAACCAATGCCAGCCCTTTCATTTGATTTGCGTAGAGCGAGTCGGAGCTGGCGCTTTCATTGAAATAGAAATTTTTATAGCGATCCACCCAATCCTGACTTAAGTCCACAATAATGTTTTTCTCATCGCCAACGGTGAAAGAGCCTACCTGGTTGGAATACTGAATTTCGTCATCGATGCGAATGGAACGCCCCCGCCAGTCTGAAGAAATCTCGTAGAGGTTGAAATTCGACTGCGAAAGCGTATCGCCGTAATGGGGCAAGCTGTCGAGCTGAATCCGCATTTTAAGCTGGAAGTTCTCATCAACCTCAATGGAATCATCCACAGATGGGTTTATAGATGGTTGAACCAGGCTGAGCACGTCAACCTCTCCAAAAAGCTGATCGTTGTACTTTCCGAATGGAATAAAGCTAAGCCTTCCGGAATATGCGTTGTAACTCAGGGCCTCAGTTTGTGAGATAGATAAGGTATCGAAGGTTAAACCGGGTCGCTCAACAAATTCGCTGCCAACGCTTCCGGGATCCTCACATCCATTAAAAATTATAACTAAGGTTAACAGTGAAATACATAAGGAAAAAAAGCCCTTATTTGTTCTGCTCATTAAATAAGTATTTAAATTGTTCTCTATCTATTATTCGGCGTCAGAAATAGACCGATAGTACTCGGCAAACTTGTCAGATACGTCTTCCGGGGAACCCTGAATTTTTGTAGGGTTAATTCCCAGCTCATCGAACATGTCGTCAAACTCGTCTTTGAGGTAGTTTCCTGTAACCACATGATCGCTGTACTTTAATCCAAGTTTCAGAAGATCGACTCTGCCTTCTTCTGTCAGGTTGTCGATATCGGTATCGGCCGGAAGCCCGAGAAGTTCTAACACTCTTGCTGAGTCTGAATCTCCCTCATTAATAGGGTGATGCAGGTTATATACAATCTGAGTGTTTTTAAAGATTTTCTCGTCCTTGTATTTAGTTCGCACTAAAAGCGGAATCAAACCAGCAGGCCAGTCATGGCAGTGGATGATGTCCGGTTCCCAGCCGAGCTTAATAACTGTTTCCAGCACGCCTTTATTGTAGAAAGCCAGGCGCTCATCGTTATCCTCATAAAATTCATCGGTATCCGGCTTTTTGAATAGCCCTTTTCTCTTGAAATACGTGTCGTTATCTAAGAAATAAACCTGCAGCTTCGCATTAGGAATGCTGGCTACTTTTATTTTCATGCTCTCGGTATTTTCACCCACCTCAACCTCAATTCCGGAAAGGCGAATAACCTCATGGAGCCTGTTGCGCCGGTCGTTAATGGAACCGTATTTAGGTAGCAGAATCCGAATTTCGAATCCTTTGTCTTGAAGTGATGCAGGCAAGAACCGAAGCAAATCGGCGGTATAGGTCATGCGTGCAAAGGGGGAAATTTCTGCTGCAACGTAAAGAATTTTCATAAATATATGCTCTCAGTGATTACTCTTCGTTAGAGATTGCGTTATTGTCTTTCATGACTTTGTTGAGGTCCTCATCGTCATCCAATGAGTAAAAGTCTAATAGGGTATCGCCGCGGAGGCCAAGTCTGAGTGTTTCTACAGAAATGACATCGGCCGGCTGGATATTTCCTAAATTCACATTACTTCCAAACTTTCGAATAAACCAAACCTGCTGCTCTTTTTGAGGAGCTTCGAAAATCAACTTTTCTTGGGGAATCTGGTCGGTTATTTCTTCTATTAAGCCGGATCGGACTTCACCATTGGGCCGGAAAACACCAACCGTTCCGCTTTCGCGTGCCTCACAAATAACTTTTTCGGCACCGGCGGCTAATTCTTTTTCAATGATACGCACCCACTTGTAAGGAGGGATGATGTCATTCGGGTTTTTGCTACCCACTTCAGAATAAACGGTGAAATCTGTACTTAAATCTTTAATGATGGCCTGCTTTCTTTCATCAGAAAGCCAAATGGTGCCGTTGGATACTTCTACATTTTTAATGCCGTACTTATTCATCAGCTCTACATATCCATCCAGCTGATCGCGCAGTACATAAGCCTCAAACAAGGTTCCGCCAAAATAAACGGGGATGCCGGCATCATGATAAACAGCAATCTTTTCTTCCAGGTTTTGGGTTACATATGAAGTACCCCAGCCCAGCTTCACAACATCAATATAGTTGGAGCAAGCTTCTACAAAGTCTTCGGCCTGACGAACGCTGTATCCTTTATCCAGCCCCATGGTAAGGCCTTCATTTCTTGGTTTTTCAGTTCGCTTTGGTAAGTGATTTAGTGAAAACGCCATATGTATTTTTTGAAATATCTAAGCCTGAAATATACAAAAACACCGTCTGTATATGAAATCAAGCATTTTAGATTACGAATTGGTGTTAAATCGTCTGTTACTAAGTTCTGCCAGATGTCGAATTTGGTCTTCGTCAACTTCATTTAACATGTCCGGGGTGTACCTCCAAAGCCAATTGCCTGATGAAGTGCCCGGTATATTCATTCGGTGAGTACTGTCTAATCCCATAAAATCTTGCAGCGGGAATATAGCCTGATCTGAGACCGAAAGCATGCCCAGCCGGATAAATTCCCAATGGATACTTTCGCCGGATGAGCGGGTGTAGGTTCGTGCCCGGTGCTGCTCTTCAGCGTTGGTGGTGTTGTACCATCCAAGGGCAGTGTCGTTGTCGTGCGTGCCCGAGTAGGCCACACTGTTCTGTGAATAATTGTGGGGAAGAAAGCTGTTGGTGGAGTCTGAGTCAAAGGCGAATTGTATAATTTTCATCCCCGGGAAGTTATACTTGTCGCGTAGCTTTTCGACTCCCTCCGTCACAAAGCCAAGGTCCTCAGCAATAATGGGCAGCTCGCCACATTTTTCTAAAATAGTATCAAACAGTTTTTCTCCGGGACCGGGCACCCACTTCCCTTTTTCTGCTGTTTTTGCCGTTGCTTTCACTTCCCAGTACGCATCAAAACCACGGAAGTGATCCACGCGGATGGCATCACAGGCATTGAACATGTGTTTAAAGCGGTCGACCCACCAGGAAAATCCGTCTTTTTCAAGTTCATCCCATTTGTAAAGGGGGTTGCCCCATAGTTGACCGGTTTTGCTGAAGTAATCCGGCGGAACTCCCGCTACCAATTGCCGGTTTCCCTGCTCGTCCACTTCAAAATATTTTGGGTTGGCCCATACATCGGCGCTGTTGTGATCCACAAAAATGGGGATATCGCCCACAATGCGAATTCCCCGGTCATTAGCGTATTTCTTAAGGTCATTCCACTGGTTGTTAAACTCGTATTGTAACCAGTATTGAAGCTTTATTTCCTCTCGGAATTTCTCACGGTAAGCTTTCAGCGCTTTTGGCTTTCGCTGGGCAATGTCTTTATCCCATGTGTTCCAGGGCTGTTTGTCGTAATGAAGAGAGCAGGCCATGAACAGCACATAGTCATCCAGCCAGTGCTGATTTTGCTTTTTAAATGCGTTGAAGGCTTCTTCCTCTTCTTTCTTCAGGTTCTTGTAAAACCGGTCAGAAGCAAGCTTGTAAACCTTGTCCTTATTCTTAAATGAAGCCTCGTAATCTGCACTAAGCCCAGAAGGCAATTGAATGCCTTTAATTTCTTCTTCCGTAAGCAACCCTTTTTTATGAAGTACATCGGGGCTGATCAGGTACACATTCCCCGCAAAAGCGGAATAGCTGGCGTAAGGGGAATTTCCATATCCGGTTGGTGTAAGCGGAAGAACCTGCCAGATGGTTTGATGTGTGCGTTCTAAAAAATCAATAAATGTGCGGGCTTCAAATCCAAAATCACCCATCCCATATTTTCCGGGAAATGATGTTGGATGAACTAAACAACCGCAAGAGCGTGGAAACCTCATCTATGTGTTAACTCTTTGGTTTTAAAATTACACCGGCCAGGGGTGGTATGGTGATTGAAATGTTGGCTTTTTGGTTATGCCAGTCTCCCCACTCAGCATGTATTTTGTTGTCTCCGGCATTACTGCCTCCGTAAAATTCTGAGTCGCTGTTAATCAGCACTTCGTATTCTCCTGCATGGGGAACCCCAATTTTATATCCATAATGAACAGTGGGGGTAAAGTTAAGAATCACGACCACAAAATTTTCAGGATCTTTTGCACGGCGAACAAACGAAATAATGCTGTTGTCGGCATCACTGATATCAATCCATTCGAAGCCGCGCCAGTCAAAATCAACTTCATGGAGCGCCTTCTCTTCTTTATTGATGCCATTTAAATCCTTAATCAAAAGCTGAACGCCCTGATGCTTTTCCCATTCCAGCAGGTGCCAGTCAAGCGAGCGCGACTCACTCCATTCTGCCCACTGTGCGAATTCACATCCCATAAATAACAGGTTTTTTCCGGGATGTGTGTACATATACAAATAAATGAGCCGGAGATTTGCAAACTTCTGCCAGTCGTCGCCGGGCATTTTGGCAAGCATAGACTGTTTCATATGCACTACTTCATCGTGAGAAAAAGGAAGAGTGAAGTGCTCTGAAAAAGCATAGATCAACGAAAAGGTAAGTTGATCCTGGTGGTATTTTCGGAAAATAGGGTCCTTCTCAATGTAGGAAAGAGTGTCATTCATCCACCCCATGTTCCACTTAAAATCGAAGCCGAGTCCGCCGGTTTCCGTTGGCCTCGAAACGCCTCCCCAAGATGTGGATTCTTCAGCAAAAGTAATAACTCCGGGAAAATGATGGTGAACGGAGTCATTAAAGTTCCTCAAAAAATCGATGGCCTCAATATTTTCCCGCCCACCGTATTGGTTGGGAACCCACTCGCCTTCATCGCGGGAGTAGTCCAGGTATAACATGGAGGCAACGGCATCAACCCGAAAGCCATCAATGTGAAATTTTTCGCACCAGTAAATGGCGTTTGAAATCAAAAAGTTTTGAACCTCGGTGCGCCCGTAATTAAAAATGCAGGTTCCCCAGTCTTTGTGTTCACCTTTGCGGGGATCATCATGTTCAAAAAGGCCGGTGCCATCAAAACGGCGAAGGCCATGATCGTCTTTAGCAAAGTGAGCGGGAACCCAGTCTATAATCACACCAATGTCATTCTGGTGGCACAGGTCTACTAAATACATGAAGTCTTCAGGAGTGCCAAAGCGACTGGTGGGCGCGTAATAACCGGTAATCTGATATCCCCAGGAAGGGTCGTAAGGGTGCTCGGCAACCGGGAGCAGTTCAACATGGGTGTACCCTAAATCTTTGAGATATGGAACCAGTTGGTCGGCCGTTTCCCGGTAGCTTAAAAAGTCGGGGTCCTCACCTACTTTACGTTTCCAAGAACCAATATGCATCTCGTAGATAGTGATGGGCTGATTCGGCGCTTGTTTTTCCTGCCGAGATTTGAGCCACTTTTCATCGCTCCAGCTGTAGCTGTCAATATCTGTAACAATAGAGGCTGTTCCCGGGCGCAGTTCAGAATAGAAAGCAAAAGGATCCGATTTTTTCAGCGGGGGATCCTGAACGGGAGTTTTAATTTCGTATTTGTAGTAGTCCCCTTCTGTAACATGGGGAATGAAAATCTCCCAGATTCCCTGGTCATGAAATTTTCGCATTCGGTGAACCCGGCCATCCCAGCCGTTAAACTCACCTATTAC is a genomic window containing:
- a CDS encoding tetratricopeptide repeat protein — translated: MKQLITLIGILFVSSSLTHAQANCKQTPPDGLSPLAAYSLFYSNYKNGDYEFALKYGKWMACAQPEKLDGNPQFKLETQYNRLVTIYEEIARGKEDPGVRSAHLDTALTLLNESLELFGTNQESRFDIIFKRGRFYQQNYDYIEDGLQKAYADYAKLFEINPERAINMGDGYYLRQALGNLVDRDNKEQAQALIDIVKPFVDGEKLEYVEEQQQKLLGSPEEQIAYFTPIIKDNPDDLAAWKALEGAYEETENRQKRKEALVKINQLEPSYDSALQLAELAKGNANYTEAAKYFNEALGRASSDEDKVQLYLDLADVNINLEKLSAAKGHVQNALKIEPKNGNAYIKMATIYGAAITKCTSDRKLEAQDRVVYWLVVDYLNRAKKEDPSVAATVNRQLPNYEAVTPTTEDKFFTLNLENGQEIKVDGSLMPCYSWINETTTVR
- a CDS encoding DUF4270 family protein, coding for MSRTNKGFFSLCISLLTLVIIFNGCEDPGSVGSEFVERPGLTFDTLSISQTEALSYNAYSGRLSFIPFGKYNDQLFGEVDVLSLVQPSINPSVDDSIEVDENFQLKMRIQLDSLPHYGDTLSQSNFNLYEISSDWRGRSIRIDDEIQYSNQVGSFTVGDEKNIIVDLSQDWVDRYKNFYFNESASSDSLYANQMKGLALVADQNNSRISIARTGSFNFILVNGVQSDTTDTVTVPLMDWGFTMERTGAINSPNTFPLHSTLEGMMKITMPNDVLIEESQSENIIRADLVFYEAEDEMSQSIPANHNRPPVDFLNLYIEPDVEPVYEYQFGATIGGSDSDVGDGVFKINVTNYVNSVLFGDQSEDELVIGTRNTAAQLRSTLIYDFTAPENLRPKLIITSLADQQ
- a CDS encoding glycogen/starch synthase, translating into MKILYVAAEISPFARMTYTADLLRFLPASLQDKGFEIRILLPKYGSINDRRNRLHEVIRLSGIEVEVGENTESMKIKVASIPNAKLQVYFLDNDTYFKRKGLFKKPDTDEFYEDNDERLAFYNKGVLETVIKLGWEPDIIHCHDWPAGLIPLLVRTKYKDEKIFKNTQIVYNLHHPINEGDSDSARVLELLGLPADTDIDNLTEEGRVDLLKLGLKYSDHVVTGNYLKDEFDDMFDELGINPTKIQGSPEDVSDKFAEYYRSISDAE
- a CDS encoding phosphosulfolactate synthase, coding for MAFSLNHLPKRTEKPRNEGLTMGLDKGYSVRQAEDFVEACSNYIDVVKLGWGTSYVTQNLEEKIAVYHDAGIPVYFGGTLFEAYVLRDQLDGYVELMNKYGIKNVEVSNGTIWLSDERKQAIIKDLSTDFTVYSEVGSKNPNDIIPPYKWVRIIEKELAAGAEKVICEARESGTVGVFRPNGEVRSGLIEEITDQIPQEKLIFEAPQKEQQVWFIRKFGSNVNLGNIQPADVISVETLRLGLRGDTLLDFYSLDDDEDLNKVMKDNNAISNEE
- the malQ gene encoding 4-alpha-glucanotransferase — encoded protein: MRFPRSCGCLVHPTSFPGKYGMGDFGFEARTFIDFLERTHQTIWQVLPLTPTGYGNSPYASYSAFAGNVYLISPDVLHKKGLLTEEEIKGIQLPSGLSADYEASFKNKDKVYKLASDRFYKNLKKEEEEAFNAFKKQNQHWLDDYVLFMACSLHYDKQPWNTWDKDIAQRKPKALKAYREKFREEIKLQYWLQYEFNNQWNDLKKYANDRGIRIVGDIPIFVDHNSADVWANPKYFEVDEQGNRQLVAGVPPDYFSKTGQLWGNPLYKWDELEKDGFSWWVDRFKHMFNACDAIRVDHFRGFDAYWEVKATAKTAEKGKWVPGPGEKLFDTILEKCGELPIIAEDLGFVTEGVEKLRDKYNFPGMKIIQFAFDSDSTNSFLPHNYSQNSVAYSGTHDNDTALGWYNTTNAEEQHRARTYTRSSGESIHWEFIRLGMLSVSDQAIFPLQDFMGLDSTHRMNIPGTSSGNWLWRYTPDMLNEVDEDQIRHLAELSNRRFNTNS
- the glgB gene encoding 1,4-alpha-glucan branching protein GlgB, producing the protein MGSTLTKEIIASISDGSHGDPFSVLGLHEADIDGRTKLVLRAFRPEAKSATIIIGKKKYEMDRISDKGLFERVFARRKNKFNYELEIVPHKGKKFTITDAYQFDSLISDFDLQLWGEGNHHQAYEFMGAHQRTIEGVDGTHFVVTAPSADRVSVIGEFNGWDGRVHRMRKFHDQGIWEIFIPHVTEGDYYKYEIKTPVQDPPLKKSDPFAFYSELRPGTASIVTDIDSYSWSDEKWLKSRQEKQAPNQPITIYEMHIGSWKRKVGEDPDFLSYRETADQLVPYLKDLGYTHVELLPVAEHPYDPSWGYQITGYYAPTSRFGTPEDFMYLVDLCHQNDIGVIIDWVPAHFAKDDHGLRRFDGTGLFEHDDPRKGEHKDWGTCIFNYGRTEVQNFLISNAIYWCEKFHIDGFRVDAVASMLYLDYSRDEGEWVPNQYGGRENIEAIDFLRNFNDSVHHHFPGVITFAEESTSWGGVSRPTETGGLGFDFKWNMGWMNDTLSYIEKDPIFRKYHQDQLTFSLIYAFSEHFTLPFSHDEVVHMKQSMLAKMPGDDWQKFANLRLIYLYMYTHPGKNLLFMGCEFAQWAEWSESRSLDWHLLEWEKHQGVQLLIKDLNGINKEEKALHEVDFDWRGFEWIDISDADNSIISFVRRAKDPENFVVVILNFTPTVHYGYKIGVPHAGEYEVLINSDSEFYGGSNAGDNKIHAEWGDWHNQKANISITIPPLAGVILKPKS